In Alkalihalobacillus sp. FSL W8-0930, a single window of DNA contains:
- a CDS encoding Na(+)/H(+) antiporter subunit F1 yields MLEVVGYIALIFLSISICIGLYRVIKGPSMPDRVIALDTIGINLISAVAVISITLDTGAFLEVILLLGILSFITTVAFSKFLERGVVIERKRDR; encoded by the coding sequence ATGTTAGAAGTTGTAGGGTACATTGCTTTAATCTTTCTCTCCATATCCATTTGCATCGGGCTATACAGAGTCATTAAAGGTCCTTCTATGCCGGATCGAGTCATTGCCCTTGATACAATCGGTATTAACTTAATTTCTGCAGTAGCGGTTATTTCAATTACTCTTGATACAGGGGCTTTTCTAGAGGTTATCTTGTTACTTGGAATTTTATCCTTTATTACAACTGTAGCCTTTTCAAAATTCTTGGAGAGGGGTGTAGTCATTGAGCGTAAGCGGGACAGGTGA
- a CDS encoding Na(+)/H(+) antiporter subunit C, with amino-acid sequence METLMALLVGLLFTVGTYMVLSKNIVRIILGTAVFSHGAHLLLITMGGLKGGAAPLLDQGNDAFVDSLPQALILTAIVINFGVTAFFLVLAYRGYTELGTDDMNQLRGNKDE; translated from the coding sequence ATGGAGACACTTATGGCGTTATTAGTTGGATTATTATTCACGGTAGGAACCTACATGGTTCTATCAAAAAATATTGTTCGTATCATTCTGGGCACTGCAGTCTTTTCACATGGTGCGCACTTACTGCTTATTACAATGGGAGGATTAAAGGGAGGCGCAGCTCCATTACTTGATCAAGGTAATGATGCTTTTGTCGATTCGTTGCCTCAAGCTTTGATTCTAACCGCCATTGTTATTAACTTCGGTGTAACGGCATTTTTCCTTGTGTTAGCTTACAGAGGATATACCGAGCTTGGGACAGATGATATGAATCAGCTAAGGGGGAATAAAGATGAATAA
- a CDS encoding Na+/H+ antiporter subunit E encodes MSIQLLLNIFIALLWVFLQDSFEITNFITGFLVGLSLIFIMRRFFPTPFYLKKVFSIIHLLYLFIMELIISSVLIIKQILRPKLNITPGIFSFETELEGDMEVTVLALLLTLTPGSVVLEIAEDNKVFYIHAMDIPESRDAVLKAKETFEKAIMEVTR; translated from the coding sequence TTGTCTATCCAGTTACTTTTAAATATATTCATTGCTCTCCTATGGGTGTTCTTGCAAGACTCGTTTGAGATTACAAACTTTATTACAGGATTTCTAGTTGGGTTGAGTTTAATCTTTATCATGAGAAGATTTTTTCCAACACCTTTTTACCTTAAAAAAGTCTTCTCGATCATTCACCTGCTCTACCTGTTTATTATGGAGCTTATCATTTCAAGTGTCCTGATCATCAAACAAATTCTTCGCCCGAAGTTAAATATCACACCAGGTATTTTTAGCTTCGAGACGGAGCTTGAAGGCGACATGGAAGTAACAGTGCTTGCATTGTTACTAACCTTAACGCCGGGATCCGTTGTACTTGAAATTGCAGAAGACAATAAAGTGTTCTATATACACGCGATGGACATTCCTGAGTCCAGAGATGCGGTTCTTAAAGCAAAAGAAACGTTTGAAAAAGCAATTATGGAGGTGACAAGATAA
- a CDS encoding Na(+)/H(+) antiporter subunit B has protein sequence MKVNDVILQTVSKIATFIILTFGVYLFLAGHHEPGGGFIGGLVLASALVLLYLAFDIQTVEKGIPINYRLMAGIGVLVSVCTGISSLFYGTNFLNMEFDYFNLPIFGETELTTVTIFEIGVSLAVIGTALTIILSISEDVD, from the coding sequence GTGAAAGTAAATGATGTGATTCTACAAACTGTCAGTAAGATAGCTACGTTTATCATTCTCACTTTTGGTGTCTACTTGTTCTTAGCTGGACACCATGAGCCCGGTGGTGGGTTTATCGGTGGCTTAGTGCTCGCATCTGCCTTAGTTCTGCTGTATCTTGCCTTTGATATACAGACTGTAGAAAAGGGAATTCCGATTAACTACCGTCTGATGGCTGGGATTGGTGTTCTGGTTTCTGTTTGTACAGGTATTAGTTCGTTATTCTACGGAACGAATTTCTTGAATATGGAGTTCGATTACTTTAACCTTCCGATCTTTGGAGAGACTGAGCTAACAACAGTTACGATCTTTGAAATTGGCGTATCTCTAGCTGTTATCGGGACGGCGCTAACAATTATTCTAAGCATAAGTGAGGATGTTGATTAA
- a CDS encoding PRC-barrel domain-containing protein: MFIQAKTLESFSMNATDGELGSIDDLYFESDTFTLRYFVGDTRTWFFGGKVLLSPESVTSIEQENERIDVNLTKEQIKDSPKPSAHEPVSRQYEAELRDHYGWRHYWGAPIGGASAGLGSPGAYPAAPGMMVPHPVANPNLNRTEDEQDAMTQQTEQNTLQSINDLRGYKIHAKNGEVGKALDFMLNEHDWTINYIIVDVGGTFTREPVPLAAEWITDISWQDKTITVSVEKELIESAPDYEIHEPFTREHESRLYAHYDRSPYWEEAN; encoded by the coding sequence ATGTTTATTCAAGCAAAAACCTTAGAAAGCTTTTCAATGAATGCCACAGACGGCGAGCTAGGTTCAATCGATGATCTCTATTTTGAATCCGATACATTTACCCTTCGTTACTTTGTTGGAGATACGCGTACTTGGTTTTTTGGTGGAAAAGTTCTACTAAGTCCTGAATCCGTTACTTCAATTGAACAGGAAAATGAACGAATAGATGTTAATTTAACAAAAGAACAAATTAAAGATAGCCCTAAGCCTTCTGCACACGAACCCGTTTCACGTCAATATGAAGCTGAGCTTCGTGATCATTATGGATGGCGACATTATTGGGGAGCGCCAATAGGTGGAGCAAGCGCGGGACTAGGATCCCCTGGAGCTTACCCTGCGGCACCTGGCATGATGGTGCCACATCCGGTTGCCAATCCTAACCTTAATCGTACAGAAGATGAACAAGATGCAATGACGCAGCAGACAGAACAAAATACGCTGCAAAGTATTAATGATTTGCGCGGGTACAAGATTCATGCCAAGAATGGTGAGGTCGGTAAAGCATTGGACTTTATGTTAAATGAACATGACTGGACAATTAACTACATTATTGTAGATGTTGGTGGAACATTCACACGAGAACCGGTTCCACTCGCGGCTGAATGGATCACAGATATTTCTTGGCAGGATAAAACCATTACCGTAAGCGTTGAAAAAGAATTAATTGAAAGTGCACCTGATTATGAAATTCACGAGCCATTTACAAGAGAACACGAGAGCAGATTATACGCTCACTATGACCGTTCTCCCTATTGGGAAGAGGCTAACTAA
- a CDS encoding Na+/H+ antiporter subunit D, whose translation MNNLVIFPMLIPVIAGLIMIVFRHQITFQRVLSIVSTLAIAGVTVVLIQQVKAQGIQTIHLGGWEPPFGIVFVGDMFALILVLTSAVVAIACLFYAFSSIGRKRETFYFYAFVQFLLAGVIGSFLTGDLFNLFVCFEVMLLASYVLIALGGEKIQLRESLKYVLINVLSSMLFLISAGFLYGAVGTLNMAQLAERVAEAEQGGILTTIAILFLIVFGLKSALFLFFWLPGAYGAPPTAVAALFGALLTKVGIYALFRTFTLIFPHEPGITHTLLGIMAGATMLLGAIGAIAYQDIKRIVSYNVIVAVGFIIAGLAIFTMPSIEGAIYYLIHDMIAKALLFLLAGTVIYLTGQKWLKEIGGLIRHFPVLGWTFFIVVLALAGIPPLSGFIGKVLVTQGAIMEGSYVLAAIALGSSILVLYSLLKIFKNSFWGEAIMGKEEMEPLKLGMLIPCVFLAALSLAFGLGIEGISAYVTQAAETLMEPSKYIDAVLYNQ comes from the coding sequence ATGAATAATCTTGTTATCTTCCCGATGCTCATTCCGGTCATTGCGGGACTTATCATGATTGTCTTTAGACATCAAATTACATTCCAGCGGGTATTGAGTATCGTTTCTACACTTGCGATTGCAGGAGTAACGGTTGTTCTGATTCAACAGGTTAAGGCTCAGGGAATACAAACCATTCACCTCGGAGGCTGGGAGCCACCATTTGGAATTGTGTTTGTAGGAGATATGTTTGCACTTATTCTTGTACTAACCTCTGCAGTTGTTGCGATTGCTTGCTTATTTTATGCTTTCTCATCAATTGGAAGGAAACGAGAGACGTTTTACTTCTATGCCTTTGTACAATTTTTACTTGCAGGTGTCATTGGGTCATTCTTAACTGGAGATTTGTTTAACTTATTCGTCTGCTTTGAGGTGATGTTACTCGCTTCGTATGTGTTAATCGCGCTTGGTGGCGAGAAGATTCAGTTAAGAGAGTCATTAAAATATGTATTAATCAATGTTCTTTCTTCCATGCTATTCCTTATTTCGGCAGGGTTTTTGTACGGGGCTGTTGGAACACTGAACATGGCTCAGTTGGCTGAGCGTGTAGCTGAGGCGGAGCAGGGAGGAATTTTAACAACGATTGCCATCTTATTCCTCATTGTCTTTGGCTTAAAGTCTGCGTTGTTCTTATTCTTCTGGCTGCCTGGTGCATATGGAGCTCCACCAACTGCTGTAGCAGCACTATTTGGTGCTCTTTTAACGAAAGTAGGTATCTATGCATTATTTAGAACCTTTACGTTGATTTTCCCACATGAGCCCGGTATTACTCATACATTGCTAGGGATCATGGCGGGCGCGACCATGCTGCTAGGAGCAATAGGGGCCATTGCTTATCAGGATATTAAGCGAATTGTATCCTATAATGTAATTGTAGCGGTTGGATTTATTATTGCTGGACTGGCGATCTTTACAATGCCATCGATTGAAGGGGCAATTTATTACTTGATTCACGATATGATTGCGAAAGCCTTGTTGTTCTTGTTGGCTGGTACGGTGATCTACCTTACGGGTCAAAAGTGGTTAAAAGAGATAGGCGGTTTGATTCGTCACTTCCCTGTACTCGGTTGGACATTCTTCATTGTTGTTCTTGCATTAGCTGGTATTCCACCGCTAAGTGGATTTATTGGGAAGGTTCTTGTCACACAAGGAGCCATCATGGAAGGATCTTACGTGCTTGCAGCGATTGCGCTAGGCTCAAGTATTCTTGTTCTTTATTCACTCCTTAAGATTTTCAAGAACTCTTTCTGGGGAGAGGCTATTATGGGCAAGGAAGAGATGGAGCCACTTAAGTTGGGCATGCTGATTCCATGTGTGTTCCTAGCTGCACTAAGTCTTGCATTTGGTTTAGGAATCGAAGGGATCTCAGCTTACGTCACGCAAGCTGCAGAGACTTTAATGGAACCTTCCAAATATATTGATGCTGTTCTCTATAACCAGTAA
- a CDS encoding Na+/H+ antiporter subunit G, translated as MSVSGTGEIIAAVLILIGTLMSVISAFGLIRLPDVYTRSHAGTKSATLGVLSTLTGTFIFFWFVNDFISVRLILGIVFVFLTAPVAGHLISRAAYHSGVPMTEDSVQDQLKEDMDKKKKAEARKEEE; from the coding sequence TTGAGCGTAAGCGGGACAGGTGAGATCATTGCAGCCGTTCTGATCTTAATTGGAACATTAATGAGTGTCATAAGTGCGTTTGGACTGATTCGATTACCTGATGTGTACACCCGTTCTCATGCAGGGACGAAAAGTGCGACACTTGGAGTATTATCTACATTAACAGGAACGTTTATATTTTTCTGGTTCGTAAATGATTTTATAAGTGTACGTTTGATTCTAGGAATTGTGTTTGTATTTCTAACAGCACCAGTGGCAGGTCATTTAATTAGTCGTGCAGCTTATCATTCAGGTGTACCAATGACTGAAGACAGTGTACAGGATCAATTAAAAGAAGATATGGACAAGAAGAAAAAAGCAGAAGCAAGAAAAGAAGAAGAATGA